AAACAGCAAAAAGATTCGGGAGCCACATTTGCTATTACCTACATCCTGGTGTTTATGTTGTACATGGCGATCCTCATTTACGGGGCAACGCTCATGCGAAGCGTGCTGGAGGAAAAAACCTCGCGCGTGGTGGAAGTGGTGGTTTCATCGGTGTCGCCATTCAAGCTTATGGCCGGAAAAATTTTGGGGGTAGGAGCCGTCAGTTTTACCCAGATGTTTATCTGGGGAATGACCCTGTTTCTCATTTCTGTTTACGGCGTGGGTTTGGCTGCGTCCCTGGGAGCGGGAAATGTACTGGCTAAATTTCATATCCCTCCGCTGGATCCGGTGGTTCTCCTTTATTTTTTCCTTTTCTTTATTTTGGGCTACATTTTATATTCCATTTTTTACGCGGCTATCGGGGCCATGGTCAATTCCGAACAGGAAGCCGGTCAGTTTCAAACTCCCATTATCATGCTTCTGGTTATTCCTATCATGCTGATTATCCCCGTCGTGTCCAATCCGGACAGCACGCTGGCCGTTTCGCTTTCGCTTTTTCCGTTTACGGCGCCTATTATCATGTTCATGCGCATTTCCGTTTTGATGCCGCCGGTTTGGCAGATTGGATTAAGCTTTGTGATTCTGGGGCTTACCATTTGGGGAGCGATCTGGATAACCGCACGGATTTACCGGGTGGGAATTCTCATGTACGGCAAGCGCCCCAATTTGCCGGAAGTGTGGAAATGGATAAAATATTAGGTAAAATGTCCCCGGCACGTTGAGAGTGCCGGGGACTCCCAGGGGGCCTTTCAATCAATCATCACATTTGCTGTAGGTACAGTCGGGATTAATGCAGGTATGGCATCCATTTTCCACTTTCAGGGTGCGCTGGTTGCACTTGGGACAAATTTTCAGAATCTCTACTCCATCCAGCGAAACACCCACCGCGGGTGCGTCAAACTGGTGTTTCCCTTCAACGGGTTTTTCGGGTGCTTCAGCCAGCCCAATATCCACGAAAAACCGCTCAATCACATCGGCGATTTCACTGTAAAAAGACGGCACGTACTTGCCGTTTTTCAGGTATCCGCCGTTCGGATCGTAAATGCTTTTCAATTCTTCCAGAATAAAACTGGGATCGGGTGACTTCCGGAAAATAGCGGAAATGAGACGGGTAAGAACGGCATACTCCGCCATTTTGGTGAGATCCTTGCTGTTGATAAAAATCTCAATGGGCCGTTTCCGCCCGTTTTCCTCCACGTAGCCCAGGGTCACGTACACGGCGTGGCTCACAAACCCGCTTTTCAGCTTGTAGACTTTGGCGTCCACAATTTCCGGCCGATGCGCCACCGCGTGGGGATCGTCCAGAAGGGGCTTTTCTTCTTTTACTTCTTCAAATTTTCCGTCAAAGGTTTCCAATTCTAACATGAGTATCTCTCCCAATGGACATACTTATTTTTTTGATTGACTTGATTATTTAATTCTAACCCAATAAAAAAGGTATCACTTATTGCCGCGAACGCGCGAATAAAAGATTTCGTTTTCGTTCCTCTCGAATTGAATGAACTCTGAGCGTCTCTGTGCCATCTCTGCGGCACTCCGTGTAACTAAAAATGAATTATTCTACGACTCCGCTACCAGCACATCGCCCTTTTTGTTCTTCAGAAAATGGTAAACGGTTGACAATCGTCCGTTGGGCAGACTGATCAAATCATCCCCGCGCAGGACGACGCTGTCCCCATTTTTGCCGTAGCGGAACTCTTTCTCTTTCATCCGCTGAAATTCCGTTTTGGCCCTTTCGTCAGCCACCAAAATCGGATATCGGCTGCCATCCCGATAAACCGTGATACCCTTGAGGTGATTTTTCCAGGCATGAAGGTAAATATTCGAAATCACTTCCGGTTCAATATCCTCGGGGAGATTGACCGTCGACGAAATGCTGTGATCCACGTATTTTTGACACACGCCCTGGATTTGAACCCGTTTGAACGGATCGATTTCGTGGGCGGTGCGGAAAAAATAGTCGGGTAAGATTTCTTTTAAATCGTCCAGCGTTTGTGCCTTTTCCGCTTCTTTGGACAGGCCGTTTTCATCAAGATACGCCTGAACACTGGAATGAAATACCCTGAAAAGCCGGTTGTCAAAGGATTCGGCCCGGCGGGTGTAGAAAAGGGCAAAAATGGGCTCGACACCACTGGAAACACCAATGTAATTTTTCTCGCCCCGGACATAACCGACCACAATATTTGAAATCGTCCCGGTGGGTGCAATCGAGAGCAGGGCAATATTCCGAAGCCCGTTTTTCTTAATGATTTGTTTCGTTTTTGCGCTCAGGCTTTCCTGAAAGAAGGGGTTTTTGGAATAGGCCTCATAGTCAAACACCGGGGACGGCCCTTTCTCGGCAGCCAGTTCTGCCGAGGCCCGGTAGGCGGCTTCCGCCACACGAGCCATGACCTTCCCCATCAGGTCAATTCCTTTTTCGCTGTCGTAGGGAATTCCCAGCTGATTCAGCATGTCCGCAATCCCCATCACACCTATTCCCAGGCGGCGGGTTTCGCTGGCCGCTTTGCGCTGTTTTTCCAGGGGATTCAATTCTTCATTCCAGGTCACCACGTTATCCAGAAATCGAACCACATGGGCCACGGTTTCATCCAGACGCTTCCAATTGATGCGGGCCTTTGCCGTGAACCCGTTTTCAACCAGGCGGGGTAAATTGACGGAGCCCAGATTGCATGCCCCGCCGTCTTCCAGGGGCACCTCCGCACAGGGGTTGGTGGCGCTGATGGGTCGCCCCACGTAATTGGACGGTGAATATTTGGCCATGCGCGACCAAAAGATGAGCCCCGGTTCCGCTGTTTTGTAATTGCCTTCCACAAAGCGATCCCAGATGGTGCGGGCTTTGACCAGTTTCCGGATTTCTCCAGTGGGTTTGGACGCAAAATAAAGCATGTAATCGCCGGAATAGCGCAGTGCCAGGTCGAAGGGTTCATCTTTCAGCGGAAGGACCAAATCGCCGTACACATCCCGTTGATTGACATCCTTCAGAGAGGCTTCGGAAACGGAAATAGCGAATGTATCGCTCAAATATCTTTCCGCTTGTTCAAAGGTGTCGAATGTCTGAAGCAGCTCATAATGAGAAATATCTTTCGCCGGCATCCCAATCGAATAATGGGGAACATCTTCCAGATAGGCGGTTTTAACAACCTCTTTTGTGTTCTTTTTGTACAGCAAAATCTTCGTCTTGCCGTACTGATTTTGTTCGTCCACTGCCTGCATAAATTCATCCGTTACCTTAATGCTGATATTGGCAAAACGAACCTGGGTGTTTTCAACCACCTGTTGTTCCACTTCCTTAAGCTGCTTTTCATCAAATTTATTGGACCACTTTAATTGATTAATGATTTGCTGGCTGGTCCAGTTGGGTTTTTTCTTCACCTGAATGAATTCCAGCACATCGGGATGTTTGACGTCGATGGTCAGCATGAGTGCGCCCCGGCGTCCGCTCTGGCCAATGAGTCCGGTCGTCATCGAATACAATTCCATAAATGAAACGGCTCCGGTGGACCGATCGGAGGCATTGTGAACAACGGAGTCCTTCGGCCGAAGGATGGAAATGTCCACACCGATTCCGCCGCCGAAAGAATAGGTTCGTGCGCATTCGTAAGCGGAGTTGTAAATGGACTCGATGTTATCCCCCTTAATGACGCTGGCAAAGCAATTGGCCAGGGTTTTCAAACGGTAAAGGTCTCCGGCGCCTGCGATCACGCGGCCGCCGGGTACAAAAACGGCGTCATAAAGGTCCTTGTAAAACGTAATGGCCCATTCCTTTTGCTTTTCCTCATTGGGTTCGACAGCCGCGATGGCCGCCGAAATGCGCATAAAAGCATCCTCAGGCCGATTTTCAAGAAAATTCCCTTCCAGATCCCTTAAGAGGTATTTCTGTTTATAAATGCTCTTTGCCAGTTCATTTCCACCTAAATAATCTGTGGGATGTACGGGTATTTCGTGGGTGGCTTGTTTCTTGCGTAAAAACTGGTGCAGGTTCTTGTACGCTTGCAATTGGTGAGCCGGAATCATGTGAGCAAGCTTTCCCTTGTGTGAAAACATGTCTTTAATCATAACACCTCCTGTGTTAGTGTGAAAAACGTACCGTTTCCGAGACGGAGGATCGAGCAAAAAAGAAGAAAAAACGTGTTAGGTTTACTCAATCGCTCCAACACCCTCCCGCGAGGGGGCTTGAGCGCCGAAGTTGGCAGGTCTTCTGACTTGGGGATCACTCAAAAAAAGCGCCTTCCCATGCGCCTCAGGCACACAGTGGTCACATGCTCCTTTTGTCCCCCCTTACAGCGGCGGGGCCGTTTCGGATTTTCACCGAATTCCCTTTTAATCTTTATGGAAGAACCAACCCGACATCTTGTAGGCGGAAGAAAATATAACAACTAAATATAGTGATGTCAAGGATTTTTTTAAAAATTTTTAACGCGTTTTTTAGCCATGCGGCAAAATAAGAAGTTAGATTTGTAATCATTTTGAGACAAAATTTCCCCGGTTTTAAAGGAAAAATTTCGGCCTGAAATTAGACTTTCCCTTTCAAAAAAAACCTTGATTCTTGCCGAAAAGTTTATTATGTTCGATGATAAAAGAATGCATTTGCAAAAGCACTATTCTGCAAACCACTACCGGTGATAAAAAATTAAGGGAGCACCCATGAAAGTCGTTTTATTGCGACACGGACAGAGCCAGTGGAATCTGGAAAATCGGTTTACCGGCTGGACGGATGTCGGCCTGACCGAGCAGGGAATCCGGGAAGCTCACGAAGCGGCCCGACTTTTAAAACAGGAAGGATACACATTCGATGTTGCCTTTACTTCGGTTCTTAAACGGGCCATCAAAACACTCTGGATTGTAATGGAAGACATGGACTTTATGTGGATTCCTGTTTATCGGAGCTGGCGACTGAATGAACGCCATTACGGGGCATTGCAGGGTTTGAATAAAGCCGAAACCGCCCGAAAACATGGAGAGGAACAGGTCCTCATCTGGCGGCGAAGCTATGACGTGCCCCCGCCTGCATTAGATCCTTCAGACCCCCGGTTTCCCGGGCACGACCCGCGTTACAAAGACGTCCCGGAGGAAGAGCTGCCCCGGACGGAAAGTCTGAAGGACACCGTCAAACGATTCCTGCCGTATTGGCACGAAACCATTGCTCCAACGATCAAGCAGGGCAAAAAAGTCATCATTGCGGCTCACGGAAACAGCTTGCGAGCCCTTGTAAAATATCTGGACAACATGTCCGAGGCCGCCATTACAAAGCTGAATATTCCCACTGGTATCCCCCTAATTTACGAATTGGATGATGAGCTCAAACCCATTACCCATTATTACCTTGGTGATCCGGAAGCTGTTAAGAAGGCAGCCGAAGCCGTTGCCAATCAGGGTAAAGCCAACGCTTAAAAATAATATTTTCAGGGCCATTTGTTGATTTTTCACAAATGGCCTTTTTGTTTCGATCCGGCATACGAAAATAATCGTTTCCTAAAAGAATCCATAACCTTTCCTTGGGAGGCACATATGAGACTTAAAGAGCAAGAGGTTCGACTGCAATTTCACGGGGAAGAAATCCGCTTGCAGCGCGATAAAAACGGGGTTCCTCAAATTTCAGCAAAAACAGAAGCAGGCGCTTACTTCGGCCTCGGATGGGTACACGCAAACGATCGAATGGTTCAAATGATGCTCGTGCGTCTCATTGCCCGCGGCGAGGCCTCCGAAAACCTGAAAGCCACAGAGGAGCTTATTGCCATTGACACCTTTATGCGAAAGATTAACTTTCGGGATGACGCCCGAGATCAGGTTAACGCCATGGATGCCGACACCCGGGCCATTCTGGACGCCTACACGGCCGGGGTAAATGAATTCCTATCGCATGAGAAACGTCCCTTTGAGTTTAAAATGGTCAAATACAAACCAGCCCCCTGGAAGCCCGAAGATTCACTGATTACTATCAAAATCATGGGGTATGTTGGCCTGGCACAAGCTCAGGGCGATATGGAAAAATTCATCATTCAGATGGTTCAAAACGGGGTATCCCGGGAGAAACTGGAAGAGCTTTTCCCGGGGCATCTGGATGGAATGAATATGGAGGCCATCAAAAAGATTCAGCTCGAGGCCCCCATCGTTCCGGATTCCCTGAAATGGCTGCACCAGGTACCCCGGATATCGGCCAGCAACAATTGGGCGGTTGCTCCGGAAAAATCCGCCTCCGGAAAAGCCATCTACTGCAGCGACCCTCATCTGGAGGTGAACCGGCTGCCTGCCGTGTGGTACGAAATCATGATGAAATATGACGGAAATGCCGTCATCGGCAACACCATTCCCGGCGTACCCGGCATCCTGTACGGGCGCACCAAAGACCTGGCCTGGGGATTTACTTACGCCTTCATGGATATGATCGATTTTTACATTGAAGATTGCAAGGATGGGAAATTTCGCCGGAAAGACCAATGGATCCCCTTTGAAACGCGAACGGAAACCCTGCATCCCAAGGGCAAGGATCCCATCACCTTCACGGTTTACGAGAATATGCACGGATTTCTGGAGGGTGATCCCAATACACCCGGATACTATTTAAGCATGGCCTGGTCCGGGCGAAAAAACGGGGGGGCCGACGCCCAAATGAACATGATCCGAATGCCGCGAATCAGATCCACAAAAGAGGCCATGGAAACCATGCGAAATGTGGACATCCCCCCGCTGGATTTTATCTTTGCTGACAGCCAGGGGAATATTGGTTTTCAGATGTGCGGCCGTATGCCCAAACGCCGAAAAGGCTGGACAGGATTGTACCCGGTTGAAGGCTGGGATCCCAAAAATGACTGGAACGGTTTTGTGGATCCGGCAGACCTTCCGCACGAATACAACCCCGGCCGCGGATATCTGGCAACCGCCAACAACGACCTTAACGCCCTCGGCAAAGCAAAACCCATTAACCTGCCCATGGCTTCGTATCGCGTCGACCGGATTCAGGAATTATTGGCTGCACAAGAAAAGCATTCGGCCGAAACCATGAAAAAAATGCATTACGATCTTTACTCCAAACAGGCCGAACGCTTCATGCCGATCATCAAGCCGCTCCTGCCGGACACCGAGGCCGGGAACAGACTCAAACAATGGGATTTCCACTACCAGGAGGATTCCGTAGCGGCTTTTTACTTTGAGCAAATTTACCACGCGTTATTGCGGGATGTGTTCGGCGTTCAGGAATGGGGCGAAGAGGTGTTCGACTTTCTGGATCAGGAAACCGGAATTTTCGTGGATTTCTACGGCAATTTTGATGCGATTTTAACAAAAGAAACATCGGCGTGGTTCGACGGCAAATCCCGCGAGCAAATCTACCGGGAGGCCATTGAAAAAGCCCTCGCCGTCAAACCAAAGTCCTACGGCGAAACCCGGCTCATTACCATGACAAACATTTTCTTCGGAGGAAAACTGCCCAAATTCCTGGGATTCGATTACGGCCCGTTTCCGCTTAAAGGAAACCGCGCAACCATTCCTCAGGGAGCCATCTACAAAAACGGCGGCATGGTGACCACCTTTCATCCCTCTTTCCGGATGATTGCCGATATGGCCACGGATGTGCTGGAAACCAATCTGGCGGGCGGCCCTTCCGACCGGCGCTTTTCCAAATGGTACACATCGGACATTGAAAATTGGCGGAACGGCCGGTACAAGGCCTTGAAAATCAAATAGACTCAAAATAAAATCGGAGGTTTTTTACAGTGAGTGCCCCTCAGCCCAACACGGGCAATAATATTGATCAGATTCGAGACCTGATTTTTGGCGAAACCATGCGGGAATACGAGCGCCGGTTTGTGGAACTCCAAAAACGCGTGGAAAAAAACCACGCCCTGTTTGAAGAAACCGTTCAGAACTTGCGGCAGCAAATTGAAACCGTTGACAGGGAAAACAGGGACTCCCTTCAGAAGCTGCAAAAGGAATTGGACGACGCGGCGCGGGAAATGCAGCAGAATCTAAAAACGCTGAAAGCCGACCTTCTTGAAAAAATTCAAACCCTTGCTCTGGATAAAACAGACCGGCTCCAATTGGCCAATTTTCTGACCGAACTTGCCCTTCGGTTAAAGGGAGAGGACGTCCTTCAGGAATTGAGCCGCCAGGCTGCATCCGCGGAAAAATGAACGGTACATCCCCACAAAACCACCTGGCAACGCCTCTGGAAAAGCTAAAAGCCATCCTTCTGGCTGAAAAAGACAGAGAGATCGCGGAGCTGCAACAGGAAATGGCCGCATTAAAGGACCAATTAGAGGATAAAGAGCGCCTGATTCGAACCTTGAATCCGGTGTTAGCGGAGGCCCTGGAACAAAAGATCAACCAATCAAAAGAGGAAATGGCCAGTGCATTGGCGCCCGTGATGGGGGCCGCCATCAAAAAACAGGTACACGAGGCAAAAGAAGATGTGGTTGATGCACTTTATCCCGTCATCGGCCGAATGATTTCCAAAGCTGTTTCCGAGGCCATGAAAAAACTGGCAGCCAGTATTAACGAACGGGTCAATCAAACCCTTAATTTCAAACTGCTGATTACAAAAATCAAGGCAAAATTCCTGGGCGTGAGTGCCGGGGAAATGCTTTTGGTCCAAACAGGAGCCTCTCATCTGGAAGAGGTTTTTCTTATTGACAAGCGCTCCGGGCTGTTAATTGCCCAGGCCAGTCATCCTGCTTTGCAAAATGAAACGGACTCTTCTCAGGCTATTGCCGGAATGCTGACAGCCATTAAAATGTTCGTGGAAGACGCATTCCCATCCGCGGAAAAGGACGAACTCCAGGAAATCGCTTACAGCGGCCGCAGTATTCGCATTAATCCGGGACGGTACACGTACCTGGCAGCGGTCTTTTCCGGTGTAGCCGGCGCCGATTTTGACAGGCAGTTACGGACCATCCACGATAAAATTCACTCAAAATTTCACAGGCAATTGCGCAATTACGATGGGGACATTTCACGTCTTTCCGGGGTTCATTCCCTTTTGGAGGGCTTTTTCTCACAATTCAAATAGCTGATCCGAAAAAAAGAAAACCCAAAATCGCAAGAAAGTGGCATTCCATCTGCAAAAATCTATTACCGAAAACGATCAAAAGCAGCAGGCTTTCTCTTGAAAAATCAGGGGTAAAATGGAACATCATTTGATTCAGAAAAAAATTTGTCTTCTGGGAATGTTTGGTGTCGGCAAAACAAGTTTGGTACGCCGATTTGTTTACAATCGCTTTGATGACTCCTACCTGGTTACGGTAGGTGTAAAGGTGTCGCAAAAGATTCTCCCGCCCGTCAAAAACCGCCAGGGAAGATGGACTCAATTCGAGTTTCTCATCTGGGATATTGCGGGTTTTGAAGAGGCTGGCGGCCCAACCCAAACCTATTTTCTGGGAGCTTCGGGAGCACTCGTTGTGGCGGATCTTTCCCGTCCCTACACAATAGACGTGCTTCCCAAAATTCTGGATTCCTTTTTTGCCGTGGCTCCCGCTGCCAAAATTGTTCTGCTTGGAAATAAAAAAGACCTTTTTACACAGCCCGAGGAGCAGGGCCACTCTCTTCAAGGGTGGAGCGAAGAGAAAAAATGGCCGTTTCTTTTAACCAGCGCCAAAACCGGTGAAAACGTGGAAAAGGCCTTTTTGGCACTGGCCCGTACGCTGGTGGGAGAGGAACAGTAGATCCAATGGCACTCGAGACATTTTTAAATGATAAAAAATTCGGTGTGGCCCATCTGTCATCCGGGCTCGATATTCTCTGGCACAACACATTTTTCCCGGATTTTACTGTTTCCGGACAAAGCGGCCTGAATCTTCCCCTGAAGCAGGTACTGCCGGAACTCATCGGAATGGAAACCGTTCTTCAGGAAATTGCTTCCGGAAAACGTCAGCGGCTTTATCTGGAAAATCTGGTTCGCGAAAAGCCGGACGGCCGTGAAATCTATTTCAACCTCTTTGTTTACCCTCCAGAAGAGAAGGACGCTTTTCTGACGATTATTCTCGAAGATCAAACAGAAAAAACTCGGCACGAACAGCGCCTTTTGCAGCAAACCAATGAAATCCGGCTCCTTGAGAGCCTTTTGGAGTCGCGGGGCGAGTATGCCAGCAGAAACATTTTGGGCCGTTCGCCGGCCATCCGGGCGGTGCGAAAAATGATTGCCAAAGTGGCATCTGTTCCCTCGGCGACCGTTTTGCTGCAGGGAGAAAGCGGCACCGGGAAAAATCTTGTGGCACGGGTCATTCATTATTCTTCACAGGAGGCCAAGGCCCCGTTTGTGGAGATCAACTGTGCGGCCATTCCTGAAGCTCTTTTGGAATCGGAACTGTTTGGCTACGAGAAGGGAGCTTTCACAAATGCGGCCACAGGGAAACCCGGACTTCTGGAGGAAGCCGACGGAGGCACCCTTTTCCTGGACGAGATCAGTCAGATGTCCCTTAAACTTCAGGCCAAGCTTCTGTCGTTTCTGGAGTCACGGCGTTTCCGGCGCCTTGGAAGCACACAGGAAATTGAGGTTCGGTTGCGACTGCTTGCAGCCACCAATCAAAACCTGGCGGATTTGGTTGAAGAAAAGCAGTTTCGGGAAGATTTATTTTATCGCCTGAATGTGGTCTGGATTAACCTTCCGCCGCTGCGGGAGCTGGGAGAAGACCTGCTGGAAATCGCACACCATTTCATCGACTTGTTTAACAGGGATTTTAATAAACATGTTCGGGGGCTGGCCCCGGAGGCACGGGAAAAGCTGCTCGCTTACCCATGGCCCGGCAATGTGCGCGAGCTGCGAAACGTACTTGAACGCGCCATGATTTTTGCCGAAGGAGATGTCCTTGAGGCAGACGATGTTTTAATCCAGCCTCAGACGAAACGTGGTTCAACCGTTCAGGAAGAAATCTTTCATCTTCCGGCCCAGGGGGTTCCTCTGGAGGAAGTGGAAAAAAAGCTTCTTCTGGACGCCATCCGAATGAGTCACGGCAATCAATCCCGGGCGGCAAGGCTTCTGCACCTCAGTCGGGACACCTTTCGCTACCGGCTGAAAAAACACGGTTTGATGGATGTCAATCCCTGAAAAAAATTTCTCATCGGAAAAGCGACGCGATGTCTTTTAAAAAAACACTTTTCGGCGGGTTGATTTTGTTTGGCGCGTTTTTTGTACTTTGTCTGGTACACGGCGCCAATAAAATTGAAACCCACTTGAAGAATCAAACGGAACAAAAACTGAAAAAGCAGGGATTCAACGAAGTGCACACGGCCGTTGACGGGCGAATCGTCGTTTTACAGGGTAAACTTTCTTCCAAAAAAGAAAAAGCCGCTGCGGAACGACTGGTTGCTTCGGTTTGGGGAGTGAGAACCGTCGTGAATCACATTCGGGTACAGCGGCCGGCTTCCGCTTTTTCTGCCGGAGTGACTCGGTTCGTGAAAGAGATACAGCAAACAACGGTTCATTTTGCCCCCAATCGCTGGGCCATTTCACCCAGCAATCGGATTTTACTCGATTGTCTGGCAGATTCTCTTAAAAAATATTCGCACATGAGCATCCGGATTGTGGGGTTTTCCGATTCACTGGGTAATTTGGCACGAAACAAAATAATCAGCCGGAAACGTGCAGAGGCTGTGCGTGATTATTTTTTAGGAAAAGGAATTTCCTCTTCCCGACTGGTTGTGGAGGGAAAAGGAAGCCGTGACTTTTGCGCCTCCAATCAAACCGACGAGGGCCGCTGGAAAAACAGGCGAG
This is a stretch of genomic DNA from Calditrichota bacterium. It encodes these proteins:
- a CDS encoding penicillin acylase family protein: MRLKEQEVRLQFHGEEIRLQRDKNGVPQISAKTEAGAYFGLGWVHANDRMVQMMLVRLIARGEASENLKATEELIAIDTFMRKINFRDDARDQVNAMDADTRAILDAYTAGVNEFLSHEKRPFEFKMVKYKPAPWKPEDSLITIKIMGYVGLAQAQGDMEKFIIQMVQNGVSREKLEELFPGHLDGMNMEAIKKIQLEAPIVPDSLKWLHQVPRISASNNWAVAPEKSASGKAIYCSDPHLEVNRLPAVWYEIMMKYDGNAVIGNTIPGVPGILYGRTKDLAWGFTYAFMDMIDFYIEDCKDGKFRRKDQWIPFETRTETLHPKGKDPITFTVYENMHGFLEGDPNTPGYYLSMAWSGRKNGGADAQMNMIRMPRIRSTKEAMETMRNVDIPPLDFIFADSQGNIGFQMCGRMPKRRKGWTGLYPVEGWDPKNDWNGFVDPADLPHEYNPGRGYLATANNDLNALGKAKPINLPMASYRVDRIQELLAAQEKHSAETMKKMHYDLYSKQAERFMPIIKPLLPDTEAGNRLKQWDFHYQEDSVAAFYFEQIYHALLRDVFGVQEWGEEVFDFLDQETGIFVDFYGNFDAILTKETSAWFDGKSREQIYREAIEKALAVKPKSYGETRLITMTNIFFGGKLPKFLGFDYGPFPLKGNRATIPQGAIYKNGGMVTTFHPSFRMIADMATDVLETNLAGGPSDRRFSKWYTSDIENWRNGRYKALKIK
- a CDS encoding GTP-binding protein: MEHHLIQKKICLLGMFGVGKTSLVRRFVYNRFDDSYLVTVGVKVSQKILPPVKNRQGRWTQFEFLIWDIAGFEEAGGPTQTYFLGASGALVVADLSRPYTIDVLPKILDSFFAVAPAAKIVLLGNKKDLFTQPEEQGHSLQGWSEEKKWPFLLTSAKTGENVEKAFLALARTLVGEEQ
- a CDS encoding ABC transporter permease, with translation MNKIFAIIKREYTSRVRTKGFIISTLLIPLLFLVGFAIPVIATLMNSEKPQKIAVVDQSGQIFSQLQSAFTDTLKNGERLYHFLPVKIGGNDPAALKNHLAKEVEAKQIQGFLIIPADVFDTGKIQYYAKNVSNFSVNERLSRRISKIITRIRLEKQNLDPALIQTLTKGIKLETFKVTRSGKQQKDSGATFAITYILVFMLYMAILIYGATLMRSVLEEKTSRVVEVVVSSVSPFKLMAGKILGVGAVSFTQMFIWGMTLFLISVYGVGLAASLGAGNVLAKFHIPPLDPVVLLYFFLFFILGYILYSIFYAAIGAMVNSEQEAGQFQTPIIMLLVIPIMLIIPVVSNPDSTLAVSLSLFPFTAPIIMFMRISVLMPPVWQIGLSFVILGLTIWGAIWITARIYRVGILMYGKRPNLPEVWKWIKY
- a CDS encoding OmpA family protein yields the protein MSFKKTLFGGLILFGAFFVLCLVHGANKIETHLKNQTEQKLKKQGFNEVHTAVDGRIVVLQGKLSSKKEKAAAERLVASVWGVRTVVNHIRVQRPASAFSAGVTRFVKEIQQTTVHFAPNRWAISPSNRILLDCLADSLKKYSHMSIRIVGFSDSLGNLARNKIISRKRAEAVRDYFLGKGISSSRLVVEGKGSRDFCASNQTDEGRWKNRRVEFRVLETP
- the gpmA gene encoding 2,3-diphosphoglycerate-dependent phosphoglycerate mutase; this translates as MKVVLLRHGQSQWNLENRFTGWTDVGLTEQGIREAHEAARLLKQEGYTFDVAFTSVLKRAIKTLWIVMEDMDFMWIPVYRSWRLNERHYGALQGLNKAETARKHGEEQVLIWRRSYDVPPPALDPSDPRFPGHDPRYKDVPEEELPRTESLKDTVKRFLPYWHETIAPTIKQGKKVIIAAHGNSLRALVKYLDNMSEAAITKLNIPTGIPLIYELDDELKPITHYYLGDPEAVKKAAEAVANQGKANA
- a CDS encoding adenosylcobalamin-dependent ribonucleoside-diphosphate reductase — translated: MIKDMFSHKGKLAHMIPAHQLQAYKNLHQFLRKKQATHEIPVHPTDYLGGNELAKSIYKQKYLLRDLEGNFLENRPEDAFMRISAAIAAVEPNEEKQKEWAITFYKDLYDAVFVPGGRVIAGAGDLYRLKTLANCFASVIKGDNIESIYNSAYECARTYSFGGGIGVDISILRPKDSVVHNASDRSTGAVSFMELYSMTTGLIGQSGRRGALMLTIDVKHPDVLEFIQVKKKPNWTSQQIINQLKWSNKFDEKQLKEVEQQVVENTQVRFANISIKVTDEFMQAVDEQNQYGKTKILLYKKNTKEVVKTAYLEDVPHYSIGMPAKDISHYELLQTFDTFEQAERYLSDTFAISVSEASLKDVNQRDVYGDLVLPLKDEPFDLALRYSGDYMLYFASKPTGEIRKLVKARTIWDRFVEGNYKTAEPGLIFWSRMAKYSPSNYVGRPISATNPCAEVPLEDGGACNLGSVNLPRLVENGFTAKARINWKRLDETVAHVVRFLDNVVTWNEELNPLEKQRKAASETRRLGIGVMGIADMLNQLGIPYDSEKGIDLMGKVMARVAEAAYRASAELAAEKGPSPVFDYEAYSKNPFFQESLSAKTKQIIKKNGLRNIALLSIAPTGTISNIVVGYVRGEKNYIGVSSGVEPIFALFYTRRAESFDNRLFRVFHSSVQAYLDENGLSKEAEKAQTLDDLKEILPDYFFRTAHEIDPFKRVQIQGVCQKYVDHSISSTVNLPEDIEPEVISNIYLHAWKNHLKGITVYRDGSRYPILVADERAKTEFQRMKEKEFRYGKNGDSVVLRGDDLISLPNGRLSTVYHFLKNKKGDVLVAES
- a CDS encoding AAA domain-containing protein yields the protein MALETFLNDKKFGVAHLSSGLDILWHNTFFPDFTVSGQSGLNLPLKQVLPELIGMETVLQEIASGKRQRLYLENLVREKPDGREIYFNLFVYPPEEKDAFLTIILEDQTEKTRHEQRLLQQTNEIRLLESLLESRGEYASRNILGRSPAIRAVRKMIAKVASVPSATVLLQGESGTGKNLVARVIHYSSQEAKAPFVEINCAAIPEALLESELFGYEKGAFTNAATGKPGLLEEADGGTLFLDEISQMSLKLQAKLLSFLESRRFRRLGSTQEIEVRLRLLAATNQNLADLVEEKQFREDLFYRLNVVWINLPPLRELGEDLLEIAHHFIDLFNRDFNKHVRGLAPEAREKLLAYPWPGNVRELRNVLERAMIFAEGDVLEADDVLIQPQTKRGSTVQEEIFHLPAQGVPLEEVEKKLLLDAIRMSHGNQSRAARLLHLSRDTFRYRLKKHGLMDVNP